The Anaeromyxobacter sp. Fw109-5 genomic interval GTGACGGTGGGCCGCGGCACGGGTGCGGTGACGTTCGGCGGAGCGCGGGTGCCGGTCGTGGCGGGGCCGTGCGCCGTGGAGAGCTGGGAGCAGCTCGAGGCGGTGGCGCGGGCGGCCAGGGCCGCGGGCGCGCGGCTGCTGCGCGGGGGCGCCTTCAAGCCGCGCTCCTCGCCGTACACGTTCCAGGGCCTCGGCGAGGAGGGGCTGAAGCTGCTCGCCCGGGCGCGCGAGCTCACCGGCCTGCCGGTGGTGACCGAGGTGATGAGCCCGGACGCGGTCGGGCTCGTGGCGGAGTACGCCGACTGCCTCCAGATCGGCGCGCGCAACATGCAGAACTACGACCTGCTGCGCGCCGTCGGCCGGGCCTCGAAGCCGGTGCTCCTGAAGCGGGCGCTGTCCGGCACCATCGAGGAGCTCCTCATGGCGGCGGAGTACGTGCTCGCGGCGGGGAACCCCGAGGTGATCCTCTGCGAGCGCGGCATCCGCACCTTCGAGCGCGCCACGCGGAACACGCTCGACCTCTCCGCCGTCCCCGTCCTGAAGGAGCTCACGCACCTGCCGGTGCTGGTCGATCCCTCCCACGGCACGGGCAAGCGGAGCCTCGTGCCGGCGATGGCGCTCGCCGCCGTCGCGGCCGGCGCCGACGGGCTGCTCCTCGAGGTGCACCCCGACCCCGCGCGCGCCCGCTCCGACGGGCCGCAGTCGCTCACGCCCGCGGACCTCGAGGCCCTCGTGCCGAGGCTCGCCGCGGTGGCCTCCGCCGTCGGCCGGGAGCTCTAGCCGTGGCCGCGAGCCCATTCCCTCGCACGGTCGGCGTGGTGGGCCTCGGGCTCATGGGCGCCTCGCTCGCGCGCGCGGTGCGCGCGGCCGACCCCGGCGTGCGCCTCGTCGCCGTCGAGCCGCGCGAGGACGTGCGCGCGCAGGCGCTCGCCGACGGCGTCGCGGACGAGGCGCGCGCGGCGCCGGACGTCGCCCTCGAGGCGTGCGAGCTCGCCGTGCTCTGCACCCCCGTCGCGGCGATCGAGGCGCTCCTCGGGCCGGTGTCCCGGCTGCTGCCCGACGGCGCGGTGCTCACCGACGTCGGGGGCGCGAAGGCGCACGTCGTGGCGGCGGCCCGCGCCTCGGTCCGGCCGGGCGTGGCGTTCGTGGGCGCGCACCCGATGTTCGGCGGGCACGGCGGCTACGCCGGCGCGAGCGCCGAGAAGTGGAAGGGGGGCACGGTGGCGGTGTGCACCGACGCCGCGCCCGCCGAGGCCCCCGACGCGGTGGAGCGCGTCGTCGCCCTCCACCTCGCGCTCGGCGCGAGGGTGGAGCGCTGCACCGCCGCCGAGCACGACGCCGCGGTGGCGATGGTCTCGCACCTGCCGTACCTCGTGGCCTCCGCCCTGGCGGTGGCGGCGAGAGAGGCCGGCCCCCTCGCGGTGAGGCTGGCGGGGCCGGGGCTCAAGGACATGACCCGCCTCGCCGCCTTCCCGTTCGACATCCAGGGTGAGGTGGCCCGGCGGAACGCGGGGCTCCCCGAGGCGGCGGCGCGCCTCGAGCGTCATCTGGCGCGGCTCCTCGCCGCGATCGCCGAGTCGCCGGAGGCGGCGCGCAGCGCCCTCGAGGCCGCGCGCGCAGCGCGGGAGGAGATCTTTTGACAGGCTCGCTCACCTGCCGCCGCAAGGGGCCGCTCCGGGGATCGATCGAGGTCCCGGGCGACAAGTCCATCTCCCACCGCGCGCTGCTCTTCGGCGCGCTCTCCACCGGCGAGACCCGCGTGCGCGGCCTGCTCGACGCGGAGGACGTGCACGCCACCCGCCGCGCCGTCGAGGCGCTCGGCGCCACCGTCCGCGCCGAGGGCGAGGAGCTCGTGGTGGTGCCGCCCCCGGCGCTGCGCGAGCCGGGCGACGT includes:
- the aroF gene encoding 3-deoxy-7-phosphoheptulonate synthase, with protein sequence MVPIEKSASEAEIEGVPEPYALASLELHPGRTVVTVGRGTGAVTFGGARVPVVAGPCAVESWEQLEAVARAARAAGARLLRGGAFKPRSSPYTFQGLGEEGLKLLARARELTGLPVVTEVMSPDAVGLVAEYADCLQIGARNMQNYDLLRAVGRASKPVLLKRALSGTIEELLMAAEYVLAAGNPEVILCERGIRTFERATRNTLDLSAVPVLKELTHLPVLVDPSHGTGKRSLVPAMALAAVAAGADGLLLEVHPDPARARSDGPQSLTPADLEALVPRLAAVASAVGREL
- a CDS encoding prephenate dehydrogenase, producing the protein MAASPFPRTVGVVGLGLMGASLARAVRAADPGVRLVAVEPREDVRAQALADGVADEARAAPDVALEACELAVLCTPVAAIEALLGPVSRLLPDGAVLTDVGGAKAHVVAAARASVRPGVAFVGAHPMFGGHGGYAGASAEKWKGGTVAVCTDAAPAEAPDAVERVVALHLALGARVERCTAAEHDAAVAMVSHLPYLVASALAVAAREAGPLAVRLAGPGLKDMTRLAAFPFDIQGEVARRNAGLPEAAARLERHLARLLAAIAESPEAARSALEAARAAREEIF